The nucleotide window CGCTGGACGCCACCGCGCTGCGCCGCGCGCTGCTGGTCCCCGGCGGGCTGTGGACCGCCCTGGACGTGGTCGACCGCACCGGTTCGACCAACTCCGACCTCGCCGCCCGGGCCCGGGAGGGCGCCGCCGAGGGCACCGTGCTCGTCGCCGAGGAGCAGTCGGCCGCCCGTGGCCGGCTCGACCGGCGGTGGAGCGCCCCGCCCCGCTCCGGGCTCTTCCTGTCGGTGCTGCTGCGCCCGGCCGGCGTCCCGGCCGACCGCTGGGGGTGGCTGCCGCTGCTCGCCGGGGTCGCCACCGCCACCGCGGTCTCCCGCACCGCCGGGGTGGACACGGCGCTCAAATGGCCCAACGACCTGCTGGTCACCGTCGGCGGCGAGGAACGCAAGACCGCCGGCATCCTGGCCGAACGGGTCGGCGCGGACGGCGTCGTGATCGGCATCGGCCTCAACGTCACCCTCCGCGCCGAGGAACTGCCGGTGCCCACCGCCGGCTCCCTCGCGCTGGCCGGCGCCCCCGTC belongs to Streptantibioticus cattleyicolor NRRL 8057 = DSM 46488 and includes:
- a CDS encoding biotin--[acetyl-CoA-carboxylase] ligase translates to MTSANRWSDLERPPLDATALRRALLVPGGLWTALDVVDRTGSTNSDLAARAREGAAEGTVLVAEEQSAARGRLDRRWSAPPRSGLFLSVLLRPAGVPADRWGWLPLLAGVATATAVSRTAGVDTALKWPNDLLVTVGGEERKTAGILAERVGADGVVIGIGLNVTLRAEELPVPTAGSLALAGAPVTDRDPILRAVLRSLAEWYGRWREADGDPHPCRLQEAYAAGCATLGRAVRAELPGGRELTGEAVAVDAEGRLVIDSDGRQEAVGAGDVVHVRPAGAAGGNRR